A single genomic interval of Clostridium facile harbors:
- a CDS encoding TrkH family potassium uptake protein, whose translation MLDLTPKRNRHTIAPVRIICFSFLLIILVGTILLTLPISSKAGTVTSPLNCLFTATSATCVTGLVVYDTFTQWTPFGQGVILVLIQLGGLGLVSFTTFFTLSIRGKLGLRDLRIAGEHMNFGSLDGIQSVMNTIIRVTLLCEGIGAILLMFRFIPMFGLEGIFVSVFMAVSAYCNAGFDLLGQLEPGANLTVIADDWFVQLVLAALIIVGGLGFIVFHDIFTSRKHHEKVHNLMLHSKIVLITTGLLLLIGTVLIFILEYNHTLSGKPLWEKAVNSFFSSTTARTAGFNVINYGEAVPLTKMLTCVLMFIGASPGGTGGGVKTSTLFVLLMTVYSVMRGFEDTTTFKRRVGRSTIYKAIALVFFSIMLLTISTILLMIFDSDQSGLNLLFETTSAFSTTGLSAIGSGNLSAPSKIVLILLMYIGRVGPISFILTLNSTYGSKGKNMTLPEGKVMVG comes from the coding sequence TTGCTGGATTTAACGCCTAAGCGCAATCGTCATACAATTGCTCCAGTACGGATTATTTGTTTTAGTTTTTTATTAATTATTCTTGTAGGAACAATTTTATTAACCCTTCCCATATCTTCAAAAGCGGGAACGGTTACTTCTCCTTTAAACTGCTTATTCACTGCAACTTCAGCTACTTGTGTAACAGGATTAGTTGTATATGATACGTTTACCCAGTGGACACCATTTGGGCAAGGGGTTATTTTGGTACTCATCCAGTTGGGTGGATTAGGGTTAGTAAGTTTTACGACATTTTTTACTCTTTCTATCCGTGGAAAATTAGGGCTACGTGATTTGCGGATAGCTGGGGAACATATGAATTTTGGCAGCTTAGATGGGATTCAAAGTGTTATGAATACCATTATTCGTGTAACCCTTTTATGTGAAGGCATTGGCGCTATTTTATTAATGTTCCGTTTTATTCCCATGTTTGGATTAGAAGGTATTTTTGTTTCTGTCTTTATGGCGGTTTCAGCTTATTGTAATGCTGGTTTTGATTTGTTAGGACAATTAGAGCCTGGAGCTAATTTAACAGTAATAGCGGACGATTGGTTTGTGCAGTTAGTATTAGCGGCTTTAATTATCGTGGGTGGCTTAGGTTTTATTGTTTTCCATGATATTTTTACTTCTAGAAAGCACCATGAAAAAGTGCATAACTTAATGTTACATTCTAAGATAGTGTTAATTACGACAGGGCTATTATTATTGATAGGAACTGTATTAATTTTTATTTTAGAATATAATCATACCTTAAGTGGAAAACCATTGTGGGAAAAAGCTGTGAATTCGTTTTTCAGTTCTACAACCGCCCGTACAGCAGGATTTAATGTAATTAATTATGGCGAGGCTGTCCCTTTAACTAAAATGCTAACCTGTGTATTGATGTTTATTGGAGCGTCCCCAGGTGGTACAGGGGGTGGTGTAAAAACATCTACTCTATTTGTATTGTTAATGACAGTATACAGTGTGATGAGGGGGTTTGAGGACACCACGACATTTAAGCGCCGTGTAGGGCGTTCCACCATTTATAAAGCGATTGCTTTGGTGTTTTTTTCTATTATGCTATTGACTATTTCTACAATATTATTAATGATTTTCGATAGTGATCAAAGTGGATTAAATTTATTATTTGAGACTACATCAGCCTTTTCTACCACTGGATTAAGTGCAATTGGTTCTGGAAATCTTTCAGCACCATCTAAAATTGTTTTAATTTTATTGATGTATATTGGAAGGGTAGGACCCATTTCATTTATTTTAACATTAAATAGTACCTATGGTTCTAAAGGTAAAAATATGACTTTACCAGAAGGAAAAGTGATGGTAGGGTAA
- a CDS encoding AraC family transcriptional regulator yields the protein MINIEDNSTTFDPKRRKKERKNMASNIIKIMEPIIYQLRENPIHMIRNIQRMKQYKKKHKNQLINKEHTMLEEVCFDPQENITVYLDFLCEKIFPLNTAKKPLQKRIQGAKLHQHNHEFFEMFYLYSGGCTCCLGDREIELQPGSIWILNTKLPHSIVLHDNSTNLINILVRSSSFSHTLMELLKPDNCFYHFFVNDVFGEETTADYMSFQLEPDSMSEIYLSQILKEYLQQEKASQTIMLYLFCCLLVELSRLYEQQITIKAKDKLSLCDILGYMKENYTSVTLQDLSEHFHYSSHYISELLLQYTGKRFLKIKNELCLKKAKEMLANTDLSIDHIAMTVGYEYRSSFDATFKKEFHITPKQYRKQLDEIIIQNNKAE from the coding sequence TTGATCAATATAGAAGATAATAGTACTACTTTTGATCCAAAGAGAAGAAAAAAGGAGAGAAAGAATATGGCATCCAACATTATAAAAATTATGGAGCCAATAATTTATCAGCTGAGAGAAAATCCAATCCATATGATTCGAAATATCCAACGGATGAAACAATATAAAAAGAAACATAAAAATCAGTTGATAAATAAAGAGCATACCATGTTAGAAGAGGTATGTTTTGATCCACAGGAAAATATTACAGTCTATTTAGATTTTTTATGTGAAAAAATTTTTCCTTTAAATACAGCTAAAAAACCACTACAAAAACGGATACAGGGTGCAAAATTACATCAACATAACCATGAATTTTTTGAGATGTTTTATCTATATTCAGGAGGATGTACCTGTTGTTTAGGAGATCGGGAGATAGAACTTCAACCAGGATCTATTTGGATTTTAAATACAAAACTACCTCATAGCATCGTATTGCATGATAATAGTACCAATTTAATTAATATATTAGTGCGGAGCTCTAGTTTTTCTCATACACTAATGGAGTTATTGAAACCGGATAATTGTTTTTATCATTTTTTTGTAAATGATGTTTTTGGGGAAGAAACAACAGCCGATTATATGTCGTTTCAATTAGAACCAGATTCTATGTCAGAAATTTATTTAAGTCAGATTTTAAAGGAATATCTGCAACAAGAAAAGGCATCTCAAACCATTATGTTGTATTTGTTTTGCTGTTTATTGGTGGAACTATCCCGCTTATATGAACAGCAAATTACAATAAAAGCAAAAGATAAATTGAGTTTATGCGATATTCTTGGATATATGAAAGAAAACTATACTTCAGTGACATTACAGGATTTATCAGAGCATTTTCATTATTCCTCCCATTATATTTCCGAGTTATTATTACAGTATACTGGAAAACGTTTTTTAAAAATTAAAAATGAGTTATGTTTGAAAAAGGCAAAAGAAATGCTTGCAAATACTGATTTATCTATTGATCATATCGCTATGACAGTAGGATATGAATACCGAAGTAGTTTTGATGCAACTTTTAAAAAAGAATTTCATATTACTCCAAAACAATATCGGAAGCAATTAGATGAAATTATAATACAAAATAATAAAGCAGAATAA
- a CDS encoding LysR family transcriptional regulator — protein MTLQQLRYIIEIVNSGSMSAASEKLFLTQPSLSMTVKELEQELGIEIFLRTNRGISLTNDGVEFLAYARQVVEQVDLLESRYHTKKPSRRIFSVSTQHYAFSVNAFVNLVKEYNHNEYEFTLRETKTHEIIEDVKEFRSEIGVLFLSSFNQKVIKKNLRESGLVFHPLFEAKAHVFISKNNPLAQNRQVTLKDLQEYPCLSFEQGQYNSAYYSEELLSNVCHPKNIMVSDRATLFNLLIGLNGYTISTGILSEDLNGKDIVSVPLNVEERMTVGYIVHKNIGLSKIALSYIEKLQHYIFQQLNEKMKKLW, from the coding sequence ATGACATTGCAACAACTACGGTATATTATTGAAATTGTAAATAGTGGCTCGATGAGTGCAGCCTCTGAAAAATTGTTTCTTACACAGCCCAGCCTGTCCATGACAGTAAAAGAATTGGAACAAGAATTGGGGATTGAAATATTTTTACGGACAAACCGAGGAATTTCATTGACAAATGACGGAGTAGAATTTTTAGCATATGCCCGCCAAGTTGTAGAACAAGTTGACCTTTTAGAAAGTAGATACCATACAAAAAAACCTTCCCGCCGAATCTTTTCAGTATCCACCCAACACTATGCTTTTTCAGTCAACGCTTTTGTCAATCTGGTAAAAGAGTACAATCACAATGAATATGAATTTACTTTACGTGAAACCAAAACACATGAAATTATTGAGGATGTGAAAGAATTTCGCAGTGAAATAGGAGTACTCTTCTTGAGCAGCTTTAACCAAAAAGTTATTAAAAAAAACTTGCGGGAAAGTGGTTTGGTATTTCATCCCCTTTTCGAGGCAAAAGCCCATGTATTTATTAGTAAAAACAATCCACTGGCACAAAATCGTCAGGTGACATTAAAAGATTTACAAGAATATCCATGCCTTTCGTTTGAACAAGGACAGTATAATTCTGCTTATTATTCGGAAGAATTGCTTAGTAATGTATGTCATCCTAAAAATATTATGGTGAGTGATCGAGCAACTTTATTTAATTTATTGATTGGATTAAATGGTTATACCATTTCTACTGGTATTTTAAGCGAGGATTTAAATGGAAAGGATATTGTATCTGTACCACTTAATGTTGAAGAAAGAATGACAGTAGGATATATTGTACATAAAAATATTGGATTGAGTAAAATTGCCTTATCCTATATTGAAAAGTTACAACACTATATTTTTCAACAATTAAACGAAAAAATGAAGAAACTCTGGTAA
- a CDS encoding ACT domain-containing protein — protein MYIKQISVFLENKVGRLVEITDTIAKAGIDIRAVSLADTSDYGILRVIVDNPDQAEKVIRDAGYTVAITNVLAVGIQDKPGTFTKVLASLSENDVNVDYMYAFTGTHNGTAYVIMKMDNLEKGIQVLQNNNAVVLSTDEIYHL, from the coding sequence ATGTATATTAAGCAGATTTCCGTTTTTTTGGAAAATAAAGTAGGTCGTCTGGTAGAAATTACGGATACCATTGCAAAAGCAGGAATTGATATTAGAGCCGTTTCCTTGGCAGATACCAGTGATTATGGTATTTTACGGGTAATTGTAGATAATCCTGATCAAGCCGAGAAGGTGATTCGGGATGCCGGTTATACAGTAGCAATTACCAACGTGCTTGCAGTGGGAATCCAGGATAAACCAGGTACGTTTACCAAAGTATTGGCGTCGCTTTCTGAGAATGATGTGAATGTGGACTATATGTATGCATTTACAGGAACGCACAATGGTACGGCTTATGTTATCATGAAAATGGATAATTTAGAAAAAGGGATTCAAGTACTACAAAATAATAATGCGGTTGTGTTAAGCACAGATGAAATATATCATTTATAA
- a CDS encoding indolepyruvate oxidoreductase subunit beta has product MSTRFNLGVEYENKSDVKSIMIVGVGGQGTLLASRLLGNVIQQNGYDVKVSEVHGMSQRGGSVVTYVKYGKEVYSPVIEKGEADYILAFELLEAARYLPYLKKGGKLIVNTQQIDPMPVITGAAVYPENLLDKLKASGANVIDVDAFSTAMEAGNPKAVNVALIGTLAKNSQFTKEQWEQAIKETVPEKFCELNLKAFELAYEK; this is encoded by the coding sequence ATGAGTACAAGGTTCAACTTGGGTGTGGAATATGAAAATAAAAGCGATGTAAAAAGTATTATGATTGTTGGAGTGGGTGGTCAAGGCACTTTATTGGCTAGCCGTTTATTGGGAAATGTCATCCAACAAAATGGATATGATGTAAAGGTATCCGAAGTGCATGGGATGAGCCAGCGTGGTGGTTCGGTTGTGACCTATGTAAAATATGGAAAAGAAGTGTATTCCCCGGTGATTGAAAAAGGGGAAGCGGACTATATCCTAGCATTTGAATTATTGGAAGCAGCACGTTATCTGCCTTACTTAAAAAAAGGTGGAAAACTGATTGTGAACACCCAGCAGATTGATCCAATGCCTGTCATTACTGGCGCTGCTGTTTATCCGGAGAATTTATTGGATAAACTAAAAGCCTCAGGGGCAAATGTGATTGATGTAGATGCTTTTTCTACTGCGATGGAAGCGGGTAATCCAAAAGCTGTTAATGTAGCTTTAATTGGTACACTGGCAAAAAATTCTCAATTTACAAAAGAACAATGGGAACAAGCTATTAAAGAAACTGTACCAGAAAAATTTTGTGAATTAAACTTAAAAGCTTTTGAACTTGCTTATGAAAAATAA
- the iorA gene encoding indolepyruvate ferredoxin oxidoreductase subunit alpha — protein sequence MKQLLLGNEAVARGLYEAGVSVISSYPGTPSTEITEFAATYDEMYCEWASNEKVALEVAIGASLAGKRSFTAMKHVGLNVAADPLYTLSYIGVNAGVVIAVADDPGMHSSQNEQDSRNHAKGSKVPMLEPSNSAECLLFTKLGFELSEKFDTPVLLRLSTRVSHSRSLCELNDRVELPDRPYEKNIQKNVMMPAMAIRKHPIVEQRTADLRAYAETAEMNRVEDNNSKIGVITAGSCYPYAKEALGDKVNYLKLGMAYPMPVQLIKDFVAKCDQVFVMEELDDFIESHCKKYGIPVIGKEAFSFCGEYSQATIKKAILGIEPECYHIDTEIPGRPPVMCAGCPHRGVFYALKRLNVFVSGDIGCYTLGAAAPLQAIDACVCMGASVSGAHGYCKGVGPEKGKATVAVIGDSTFIHSGITGLIDVAYNQGNTVTIIMDNSITGMTGHQQNPTTGYTIKGDPTSAVDLEALVKAIGIKRVTVVDPYDIEATYQAIKTDIALDEPTVIISRRPCALLKNVKHNPPFHIDTEKCIACKSCMRIGCPAMSLHNGKVQIDGTQCVGCGECISLCKFGAIKTKEEN from the coding sequence ATGAAACAATTGCTTTTAGGAAATGAAGCGGTTGCCCGTGGTTTATATGAAGCAGGCGTATCTGTAATTTCCAGTTATCCTGGTACCCCTAGTACTGAGATTACTGAATTTGCAGCTACTTATGATGAAATGTACTGTGAATGGGCTTCGAACGAGAAAGTTGCTTTAGAAGTAGCCATTGGTGCCTCTTTGGCCGGAAAACGCTCTTTTACAGCAATGAAACACGTTGGTTTAAATGTTGCCGCTGACCCATTATATACTTTATCTTATATTGGCGTAAACGCCGGAGTAGTAATTGCGGTAGCGGATGACCCAGGTATGCACTCTTCTCAAAATGAACAGGACAGCCGCAACCATGCAAAGGGCTCTAAAGTTCCTATGTTGGAGCCTTCCAACTCCGCAGAATGTTTGCTGTTTACCAAATTGGGTTTTGAATTATCCGAAAAGTTTGATACACCAGTATTGTTACGGTTATCTACCAGGGTATCCCATTCCAGAAGTTTATGTGAGTTAAACGATCGGGTAGAATTACCAGATAGACCATATGAGAAAAATATCCAAAAGAATGTAATGATGCCGGCAATGGCAATTCGGAAACACCCAATTGTAGAACAACGTACTGCTGACCTTCGTGCTTATGCGGAAACAGCGGAAATGAACCGTGTAGAGGACAACAATAGTAAAATTGGTGTAATTACAGCAGGTTCCTGCTATCCATATGCCAAAGAGGCGCTGGGAGACAAGGTAAACTATTTGAAACTGGGTATGGCATATCCAATGCCAGTACAGTTAATTAAAGACTTTGTGGCAAAGTGCGATCAGGTTTTTGTTATGGAAGAACTGGATGACTTTATTGAAAGCCATTGTAAAAAATATGGTATTCCCGTTATTGGAAAAGAAGCGTTTTCTTTCTGTGGGGAGTACTCCCAGGCTACTATTAAAAAAGCGATTTTGGGCATTGAACCAGAGTGTTATCATATTGATACGGAAATACCAGGTCGTCCACCTGTAATGTGCGCTGGATGTCCACATAGGGGCGTATTCTATGCTTTAAAACGATTGAATGTATTTGTAAGCGGAGATATCGGCTGTTATACATTAGGTGCAGCAGCTCCATTACAGGCAATTGATGCTTGTGTCTGTATGGGTGCGTCTGTTTCAGGTGCCCATGGTTATTGTAAGGGAGTTGGTCCAGAAAAAGGAAAGGCAACAGTTGCAGTTATTGGCGACTCCACCTTTATTCATTCTGGTATTACCGGCTTAATTGATGTGGCTTATAACCAAGGGAATACCGTTACGATTATTATGGATAACTCGATTACTGGTATGACAGGACACCAGCAAAATCCAACAACAGGCTATACAATTAAAGGTGATCCAACTTCTGCTGTAGATCTGGAAGCTCTGGTAAAAGCAATTGGAATTAAACGGGTTACTGTTGTAGATCCATATGATATTGAAGCGACCTATCAAGCAATTAAAACAGATATTGCGTTAGATGAACCAACCGTAATTATTTCACGCCGTCCATGTGCATTGTTAAAAAATGTAAAACATAATCCTCCATTCCATATTGATACAGAAAAATGTATTGCATGTAAATCCTGTATGAGAATTGGATGCCCTGCTATGAGTTTACATAATGGCAAAGTCCAAATTGACGGTACCCAATGTGTAGGTTGTGGCGAATGCATCAGCCTGTGTAAATTTGGTGCAATCAAAACAAAGGAGGAGAACTAA
- a CDS encoding phenylacetate--CoA ligase family protein, whose translation MFWEKDIETMPRNQLEELQLERLKWVVDYADRNVEFYHKKFEAAGVTSEKIKSLADVKYLPFTTKADLRDNYPYGLCAAPKNKIVRTHASSGTTGKPTVGLYTRNDLENWANQVARLAVAVGVTSDDIIQIAFGYGLFTGALGLHYGLEKIGCDVIPASSGNTKRQLMLMEDLGVTGLVATPSYAMYMSEVAKETGAKLDALRIGLFGSEGCTPEMAHKIEKNFHLFATDNYGLTELNGPGVAGDCIEKTGMHFAEDHFLPEIINSDTLEVKDRGEEGELVVTTLTKEGMPMIRYRTKDITRLHYDACPCGRTHVRMEKVKGRSDDMMVIKGVNVFPSQIESVLVGMAEIGGHYQLIIRRDAKYRDTLEIKVELIDGSLLENFKALEDLQARINAKLREVLRLDVKVSLVQPKTLERFEGKAKRIVDLRDQVE comes from the coding sequence ATGTTTTGGGAAAAAGATATTGAAACCATGCCTCGTAACCAGTTGGAAGAATTACAACTGGAACGATTAAAATGGGTGGTTGACTATGCCGATAGAAATGTAGAATTCTATCATAAAAAATTTGAAGCAGCGGGGGTAACTTCAGAAAAAATAAAAAGCCTAGCTGATGTAAAATATCTGCCATTTACCACAAAAGCAGATTTACGTGACAATTATCCGTATGGACTTTGCGCAGCGCCAAAAAATAAAATTGTACGTACCCACGCATCTAGTGGGACAACTGGAAAACCAACAGTTGGTTTGTATACCAGAAATGACCTGGAAAACTGGGCAAACCAGGTAGCTCGTTTGGCGGTAGCGGTTGGAGTAACATCGGATGATATTATCCAAATCGCTTTTGGTTATGGATTGTTCACTGGAGCCTTGGGATTGCATTATGGTCTAGAAAAAATTGGATGTGATGTGATTCCAGCTTCTTCCGGAAATACCAAACGTCAGCTGATGTTAATGGAAGATTTAGGAGTAACTGGTTTAGTTGCAACACCTTCTTATGCGATGTATATGAGTGAGGTTGCAAAAGAAACCGGAGCAAAATTAGATGCCTTGAGAATTGGTTTATTTGGTTCCGAAGGATGTACCCCAGAGATGGCACATAAAATTGAAAAGAATTTCCATTTGTTTGCGACTGACAACTATGGTTTAACAGAATTAAATGGTCCAGGTGTTGCCGGTGACTGTATTGAAAAAACTGGGATGCATTTTGCGGAAGACCACTTCCTCCCTGAAATCATCAACAGCGATACATTGGAAGTTAAGGATAGAGGCGAAGAAGGAGAATTGGTAGTAACTACTTTGACCAAAGAAGGGATGCCAATGATCCGTTATCGCACCAAAGATATTACCCGTTTGCATTATGATGCGTGCCCATGTGGTAGGACCCATGTACGTATGGAAAAAGTAAAAGGCCGTTCGGATGATATGATGGTGATTAAAGGAGTCAATGTATTTCCATCTCAAATTGAAAGCGTTCTTGTGGGGATGGCTGAAATTGGTGGCCATTATCAGTTGATCATCCGTCGTGATGCAAAATATCGTGATACTTTGGAAATTAAAGTAGAATTAATTGATGGATCTTTATTGGAAAATTTCAAGGCTTTGGAAGATTTACAGGCAAGAATTAACGCAAAATTGCGTGAAGTATTGCGTTTGGATGTAAAAGTTTCTTTGGTTCAACCAAAAACTTTGGAACGCTTTGAAGGGAAAGCAAAACGTATTGTTGATTTAAGAGATCAAGTAGAATAA
- a CDS encoding GtrA family protein gives MNSFSGFFQKHREFLWYTLFGCGTVAINYITYLFCESFLQINYLISIVAAWFLSFLFAFITNKLFVFQSKSFQWLLLLKEFGGFLVCRVFSLGIELVTMFISVGILHWNDKWMKLISNGIVILINYIGSKLVIFRDRNK, from the coding sequence ATGAACTCATTTTCCGGGTTCTTCCAAAAACACAGGGAATTTTTATGGTATACCTTATTTGGCTGCGGTACTGTAGCAATCAATTATATTACGTATCTTTTTTGTGAGTCTTTCCTACAAATTAATTATTTAATCAGCATTGTAGCTGCTTGGTTTCTTAGCTTTTTATTTGCTTTTATCACAAACAAGCTGTTTGTTTTTCAAAGTAAAAGTTTCCAATGGCTTTTACTGTTAAAAGAATTTGGGGGATTTCTTGTTTGCCGTGTGTTTTCCTTAGGAATTGAGTTAGTGACCATGTTTATCAGTGTAGGGATACTTCACTGGAATGATAAATGGATGAAACTGATTTCCAATGGCATAGTTATTTTAATTAATTATATTGGAAGTAAACTGGTGATTTTCCGTGACCGAAATAAATAA
- the rpsR gene encoding 30S ribosomal protein S18, which produces MDRPVRGRRPRKKVCAFCVDKAEYIDYKDVAKLKRYMSERAKIVPRRVTGTCAHHQRQLTVAIKRARHLALLPYISD; this is translated from the coding sequence ATGGACAGACCAGTACGCGGTAGAAGACCTCGTAAAAAAGTTTGTGCATTCTGTGTTGATAAAGCAGAATACATCGATTACAAAGATGTTGCTAAACTGAAAAGATACATGAGTGAAAGAGCTAAAATTGTTCCAAGACGTGTTACCGGAACATGTGCTCATCATCAACGTCAGTTGACAGTTGCGATTAAAAGAGCTAGACATTTGGCTTTATTACCTTATATTAGTGACTAA
- a CDS encoding single-stranded DNA-binding protein, with protein sequence MLNKVVLMGRLTADPELKQTANGIPVLSFSIAVDRSFAARGTERQTDFINIVAWRQTAEFISRYFTKGQMIALEGSIQTRSYEDRQGNKRTAFEVVVDQAHFCGSKNESTGARPMVQQPSYPAPPKFEEPAKTGESFSVGDFDDFDGFEEIGTDDSDLPF encoded by the coding sequence ATGTTAAACAAAGTTGTTTTAATGGGGCGCTTAACCGCTGACCCTGAGCTGAAACAAACAGCCAACGGGATTCCAGTATTATCTTTCAGCATCGCTGTTGACCGCTCTTTTGCGGCAAGAGGAACAGAACGTCAAACTGATTTTATCAACATTGTTGCATGGAGACAGACCGCAGAGTTTATCAGCCGTTATTTTACGAAAGGGCAGATGATTGCTTTGGAAGGATCGATCCAAACGCGCAGCTATGAAGATAGACAAGGAAACAAACGTACAGCGTTTGAAGTTGTGGTAGATCAGGCTCATTTTTGTGGTAGCAAAAATGAATCCACAGGCGCAAGACCTATGGTACAACAGCCAAGCTATCCAGCTCCACCAAAGTTTGAGGAACCAGCAAAAACGGGAGAAAGTTTCTCGGTAGGCGATTTTGATGATTTTGACGGATTTGAAGAAATAGGTACTGATGACAGTGACCTGCCATTCTAA
- the rpsF gene encoding 30S ribosomal protein S6, which produces MAKLTQKYETVIVLSTKIGEDGIQALVEKFKNLISKHGTLESVDEWGKRRLAYAINYETEGYYVLFNFESKPDFPAELDRIYKITDGILRSLIIAKED; this is translated from the coding sequence ATGGCAAAATTAACACAAAAGTATGAAACCGTTATCGTCCTGAGCACAAAAATCGGTGAGGATGGTATCCAGGCTCTTGTTGAGAAATTCAAAAATTTGATTTCAAAACACGGTACTCTTGAATCTGTTGATGAATGGGGCAAACGTAGACTGGCTTATGCAATCAACTATGAAACAGAAGGTTACTATGTTCTGTTTAACTTTGAAAGCAAACCAGATTTCCCAGCTGAATTGGATCGTATTTATAAGATCACAGACGGCATTTTACGTTCCCTGATCATTGCAAAAGAAGACTAA
- the galU gene encoding UTP--glucose-1-phosphate uridylyltransferase GalU, whose translation MKRIRKAVIPAAGLGTRVLPASKAMPKEMLAIVDKPAIQYIVEEAVQSGIEEILIITSRGKTTVEDHFDRAPELEATLLARGKQDIYDEIVSISNLANISYIRQKETKGLGHAILCAKAFVGDEPFAVLYGDDVIRADYPVCRQLCDAYEEFGLGVVGIKEVSEEAIQKYSSMKVQPVRDNLFKISDMIEKPTPDKIMSLYSILGRCVLPPEIFNILEKTPAGTGGEIQLTDAMKKLAQVKGMIGVDFVGKRYDMGNKLGILQAIVEVGLEHKEVGESFRSYLKEISKTL comes from the coding sequence ATGAAAAGAATTAGAAAAGCAGTTATTCCAGCAGCGGGATTGGGGACCCGTGTGTTGCCAGCTTCCAAAGCGATGCCAAAAGAAATGTTGGCGATTGTAGATAAACCGGCAATTCAGTATATCGTAGAAGAAGCAGTACAAAGTGGCATTGAAGAAATCCTGATTATTACCAGCCGAGGGAAAACCACAGTAGAGGACCATTTTGATCGTGCTCCTGAGTTGGAAGCTACTCTATTGGCCCGTGGAAAACAGGATATTTATGATGAGATTGTTTCTATTTCCAATTTAGCGAACATCTCTTATATTCGCCAAAAAGAAACCAAAGGGTTAGGACATGCTATTTTGTGCGCAAAGGCTTTTGTTGGAGATGAACCTTTTGCTGTTCTATACGGAGATGATGTTATTCGGGCGGATTATCCAGTTTGCCGCCAACTTTGTGACGCTTATGAAGAATTTGGTTTGGGTGTTGTAGGGATTAAAGAAGTATCCGAAGAAGCAATCCAAAAATATTCTTCTATGAAAGTACAGCCAGTACGGGATAATCTGTTTAAAATCAGCGACATGATTGAAAAACCAACACCGGATAAAATTATGTCCCTGTATTCTATTTTAGGCCGCTGCGTCCTACCACCAGAAATTTTTAATATTTTGGAAAAAACCCCTGCTGGTACTGGAGGAGAAATCCAGTTAACCGATGCAATGAAAAAGCTAGCGCAGGTAAAAGGAATGATTGGGGTTGACTTTGTTGGCAAACGTTATGATATGGGAAATAAACTGGGCATATTACAAGCAATTGTAGAAGTTGGGCTGGAACACAAAGAAGTTGGGGAAAGTTTTCGCTCCTATTTAAAAGAAATTTCTAAGACATTATAG